GAAATTGATGATTGTGATGGTCTGAATGTTCAAGAATAAATGACTAGTTGCAATTTTTCTCCATATTACATAAAGACACGTGACAAATATTTTCTGATAAATTATTTCCCTCCCTTCAATTTGCTTCTCCACTGGCTGCCTCTCCACACTGAAATCGGACAAAGTCCAGCACTCGAGCCTCTTGGCCCCTCAGGAACTGAGCCACAGTCCTGCTGGGGTCTCCCAGGAAGGTCTGAGGCAGCAGGCGTGTCTCACTTTCCCCACAAGGCAGGTCATCCATGTTGCCCAGGGACTCTGGGGCCTCTCCCACTATATGCTGTCCAAGCTTACGTCCTAGAACTTCCCGCTCTTCCTCCTTTCCACCCTGAAATACGACCAGGGAGCCGTACCGACCCATGGCCACCTCAGTCTGGCCGCTCACGGCGCCATGTATGTACGAACCGATGTGCCATTCAGCAGGGACACCAACAGTCACTGCCCGCCTCACTGACATGTTCTCACCAAGGCGgcctgagagaaaaaagagaaacacgTTTTATCAATGAAAGGTGAAATAAACTGATTTTACAGCAATGGCATTTAATGACATGTTTGAGTTACTTTAATCTTAGAAAACTTGAGACTTGAGACCATTTTTCCCAATTCATCATCTAAGAACTTAAGTTTtagcattttagttttttgattTCGAAGAGAGGTGTTCATGTTCACTTCTGTTTTTGATCATaaaaataacatgtatgaattttgaaaaggAGTAGTTCTCCTTTAAACATCCAGCAGATGCAGCACGCTGTTAGCAGAGATGAGTGTTTGTGTCCAGCTGATGAACATAAGACCAAAGTTCACTCTCGTTTGGCTTTGGTTGTAGTCTTTACCGACTCCTGAagaaaatatctggctcttaCGCTGCTGAATGCGCCACAATGCTAACCAGCCAACTTCACAAATGCTTGTCTGTttggaatacaaaaaaaatgtatgtatatatgttgcACTTCTCACACTCTTTTTATAGCATGTCCAGAAGAACAAGTCTCTGTCCAGctatgttttaaaacaaaagcaagcatGTTGTCAGCATTAACTTAAATTCAGACTCGTGTGTCGCTGCCATCATCACTGGTGAAAATGCTGAATTGAGATCCTGAAAtgctggtaaaaataaaaacagcattttagaGATAACTGAAGCAGTGTGacttcaggaaaaaaagtaacattttctcACTGACCTATTGTGAGAGCCACCCTGTCAGCAAGTGAAGCACCTTCATCCACACTGAGGTTGTTTAACTCATCACCTGCCAGGAtactctgaaaaaaatgtcGTACATTAAAAGAATAAACATGGAGCAAACTAAAGAGGGCTGCGGGAACAGTTTTACAAACAGCCGTGTGTTGTTATATAGTATACTGCATATTGTTATATCGACATCTAGAagacatttacagtaaatgggaaacaagaaacattttactttcagcatttaaaaatgagataaaTTGTTTGCGAACACACTAATTATAGTTTTAAGCACATGAggacattttaagtgtttatgtACACCAATTgtcaacaaataataataacaaataataatgacagtGAGCCAGTGTGCAAaataccaggaccctgaaattgaagcagctaaatggaattcagccatcctTAATCgtattatttacacctgtgtaTTTCCTTCTGTTCCTACTTTTGTGAAAAAGATCTATTGTAACAAGTTGGTTTTACTGGAGTATAAAGCCACATCGGTATAGCCGCCCACATAATGTGTCTGTTCACATattaagagaaaattaaatgaaattaaattgcGGGATTTTCCATCTTTCAGCTTCACAGTGAAGAAAGAAGTTGCTGTGGTTTAACTCCTGCAGTCAGTATGTGGTCGTACCTTCACATATCCTGTctggctttgttttttattctgatgGTGAGCCAAAGTGGCAAACGCCACATCCTTCACCAGCTGCTGGAACTTCTCATTGCGGGCGACAAAGTCTGTCTCACAGTTTACCTGTGTCAAGTAGACAAAGATAACAAATAATGCTGAATGTCATTAACTGGAAAGTGATCAACTGACATAATGATGCTGGGAGTTAACCCCTGACCCACTGGCCTTACCTCCACCATGACAGCAGCTTTATCTCCTATAAACAGGCCGATCAGACCCTCTTGGGCTTTGCGACCCTCcagtttgtttgctttagtCCAGCCCTCCTTCTGGGCCTGCTCATGTAGCCAGCTCTCTGCCTGAAAGTTAAGTTACATCAGTTACACAGCTGGTTGTTTCAGTGGTCACCGCACAGGTACGCTGCACACCGCACCTGTACTGTGAATGCATTAGAGGTTGACaaggttcctgcagcttaaggaaTGAAGTTTAAGACCAAATTTCTAATAACCGAAATTGACTAAGGAAAATATTAGATtgctcaaatgtttattttaatataaaacactgtttttttttaatccagtgaAACGGTGAGATAATCTGCATCAGTTGTTGTTGCACAACCCTTTTCATAGAGGAAGACATAGAAAACAGAACATATTGTATTATCTTTAAGGTATCCATTTGGTTAACCAACAGAAGTGGCAAATATCTGGTAtttctgggtgttttttgttggcGATTTTAGTGTTTCTCACTATGCATGTGAGATCTGAGTGCTTGTATTCCCTTCATGTCGACTTTGGAAAGGGAATTTctgaaattatttaacaaaaattaaaggCTATGTTCCCGATTGATTTTACAACacgtcaggaaaaaaaagagattccCAAAATCCTGATTCCCATGTCTGAACTTTTTGTAAGAATTTTGAAAgatgaatttaagtcaattCAATATC
This DNA window, taken from Plectropomus leopardus isolate mb chromosome 2, YSFRI_Pleo_2.0, whole genome shotgun sequence, encodes the following:
- the tsfm gene encoding elongation factor Ts, mitochondrial — protein: MSLSFLLRTITRDVAKVNICQHVQSLHTGCQLLAADKALLMKLRKNTGYTFINCKKALEKFDNDITQAESWLHEQAQKEGWTKANKLEGRKAQEGLIGLFIGDKAAVMVEVNCETDFVARNEKFQQLVKDVAFATLAHHQNKKQSQTGYVKSILAGDELNNLSVDEGASLADRVALTIGRLGENMSVRRAVTVGVPAEWHIGSYIHGAVSGQTEVAMGRYGSLVVFQGGKEEEREVLGRKLGQHIVGEAPESLGNMDDLPCGESETRLLPQTFLGDPSRTVAQFLRGQEARVLDFVRFQCGEAASGEAN